The genome window TCGCCAAGGAGCGCGGGCTGGACGGCCTCAAGGGGCATCGCAGCGTCGGCGGGATGCGGGCGAGCATCTACAACGCCTTCCCCGCCGAAGGGGTCGACGCCCTGATCACCGCGATGAAGGACTTCGAAGCCAAGTAGCCATCTTGCTCCTCCGAGATGAGCCATACACGGCGGCCGCAGACAGCGGCCGCCGTTTTTCTTTGCGCGGAGCACCCGCACGCGAGGCTCGAAGCCGAAACGGCGGCGTTGACGGACCACCGTCGCATCCACACACTCTCATGCGACGTTCATTCCAGGTTTCGTCGCCGCGTGCTCGTCGGCGATCGTCGAACCGAGTGGGAATCGCATGACGATGTCGTGGTCTCTTCGCGTGGCGGGAATGCTTCTCGCCACTGTTCTTCTGCTTGTCCGGACGACCTCAGCCGAAGAGGTCGTGCTCAACGGCCACCGGTTCTCGATCCCGGACGGGTTTTCGATCGAACAGGTCACGACGACCGACCTCGTCGAGCGGCCGATCACGGCGGACTTCGACGAACAGGGACACCTCTACGTCGCCGATTCGTCGGGTTCGAACGAGCCGGTCCAGCAGCAGTTGAAAGACCCGACGCACCGCATCATCCGGCTGAGCGATTCCGACGGTGACGGCCGGTACGACCGGAAGACGCTCTTTGCCGACCGGGTGATGTTTCCCGAAGGGACGATGTGGTTCGACGGCTCGCTCTATGTCTCCGCGCCGCCGAGCATCTGGAAGTTCACCGACCGTGATGGCGACGGCGTGGCGGAAGAGCGGACCGAGTGGTTCCAGGGGAAGACGCTCACCGGCTGCGCCAACGACCTTCACGGCCCGTATCTGGGGCCCGACGGCTGGATTTACTGGTGCAAAGGGGCATTCGCCGAGCAGACCTACGACCGGCCGGGCAAACCGCCGCTGGTGACCAAGGCCTCGCACATCCTCCGCTGCCGTCCCGATGGTTCGAAGATCGAATCGGTCATGACCGGCGGGATGGACAACCCGGTCGATGTCGCTTTCCTCCCGACCGGCGAGCGGTTTCTGACAACGACGTTCTTCCAGATGCCCGCCGGCGGGTTCCGCGATGGGCTGATCCACGCCGTCTATGGCGGCCTGTTCGGCAAGGTCCACGGGGTCCTCGACGGCCACCCGCGGACGTACCCCGACGTCCTGCCGGTCTTCGACCATCTCGGCCCCGCCGCCCCGTGCGGACTCCACCGGCTGGAGTCCGCAGCTTGGGATGAGCCCTACCGCAACAATCTCTTCGCCGCCTGCTTCAACCTCAAGAAGGTGACGCGTCATAAGGTCGTCGAAGCGGGTGGATCGTTCCGCAGCGAGACGTCCGACTTCGTCGTCTCGGACAACATCGACTTCCATCCGACCGATGTCCTCGAAGACGCCGACGGCAGCCTGCTGATCGTCGACACCGGGGGCTGGTACAAGCTCTGCTGCCCCACGTCGCAGCTCAGCAAGCCGGACGTCCTTGGCGCGATCTATCGCGTCCGTCCGAAGGGACTCGCTGTCCCGGCAGACCCGCGCGGTCTGCAACTCGACTGGAACGCCCCGTCGCCTGTCGAACTGGCGAAACGGCTGACCGACTCGCGATCAGCGGTTCGCCTCCGAGCGCGGCAGGCATTCCGCACCACTGGCGACGCCGGAACCGCCGCGCTCGCTTCTCTCGCGTCGCAGTCGTCCGCCGCAGCCGGCGAAGCGGTCTGGGCCGCTTCGTGGATCGAACAGCCTTCGGCGCGGGCGTTCGTCCGCGGCCACCTCCACCATGCGGACCCATCGGTCCAGCGGATCGCGCTGCACGTGGCCGGGGCCTGGAAAGACACGGAAGCCCGGGCGGACATCGCGGGGCTTCTCAAGAGCCCCTCGCCTGCCGTTCGCCGCGCGGCGGCTGAGACGCTCGCCCAATGCGGCGATGGCAATTCGACCGAGCCGCTGCTGACATCGCTGGCGTCTGTCGTGGCGGAGGACTGGGGAACGGTTCATGCTCACACGCTGGCGTTGATGGAGTGCGGCGATCTCCCGCAGATGCTCGCAGCCCTTCCGACTGCGGCCCCGACTGTCCAACAGTCTCTCCTGATGGCGATCGAGCAACGGGCGCCGGAACAGCTTCCAGTCGACGTGGTCGTCACTCTGTTGTCGGCTGGTGACACGTCTCTTCGTGATGCGGCCCGCTGGGTTGTGGCCCGTCACGCCGAGTGGGGGCCGCAGCTTGTCGCCCGGTATTCTGCCCAGCTTCGCCACCGTGACCTCTCCGACGCCGACGCGGCGAACCTCGTCCGGGACATGGCTGCACTCTGCCCGTCGACCTCGATCCAGAAGCTGCTGGCCGACCTGCTGATCGATACGACGGTCGAGTCCAAGACGCACGATCTCGTCCTGCGAATCATGGTTGCCGCCGGCCTGAAGCCGGCGCCGACTCCGTGGATCGACGCCGTCGTGACCGCCCTCGGTCGCGGCCCGGACCGAATCGGTCCCTCCCTGGAGGCGGTCCGGAGCCTGACGATCCCCAAGGATCAGATCGGCCGTGTCGCCGGAGCCCTCCGTACCGTGGCTGCAAACTCCGCGGCCACCCCGCCCCTCCGGCTCGAAGCGCTGGCCTCGATTCCTGGCGGCAGTGGCCCGGTCGCCGCTGATCTCTTCGAACTTACCGTCTCCTCCGCTGCAGGTGACGACGCCTCCGCCCGGTCGTGGGCCGTTCGGCTCCTGGGCGCGGCGGCTCTGAATCCTGAGCAGAAGCAGAAGGCGATCCCGCTGTTCCAGGAAGCGACGCCTCTGGAACTCGACCGGCTCGTGGGCCTCTACGGGGGAACGACCGACGACGCGCTGGCCCTGGCGGTCCTGAAGGGGGCCGAAGCCGCGGAGTCGTTCCGGTCACTCCGCGGGGATGCCCTGCGGGCGACATTTGCCAAATGCGGTCCGACTGTCGTGGCCGAGATTGACCGCCTGACGGAGAAACTCAACGCCGACTACGCCGTGCAGAAGGCTCGGCTGGAGACGACGCTCGCGTCGCTCACTCAGGCGGGCGGCGATGTCCGCCGCGGCCAGCTCGTGTTCACCAATCAGAAGCTCGCCTGCACCGGGTGTCACGCCATCGGCTATCGCGGCGGGAAGATCGGGCCCGATCTGACGCGGATCGGGCAGGTCCGGACCGAACGCGATCTTCTGGAAGCGATCCTGTTCCCGAGCGCGAGCTTCGTCCGCAGTTATGAGCCGATGCTGATCGTGACCGTCGACGGCCTCACGCACTCAGGCCTCGTGAAGAGCGAGACGCCGGAGGAGATCGTGCTGACGGTGAAGCCCGATCAGGAGGTTCGCGTCTCCCGCTCGCAGATCGAAGAGATCCGGCCGGGGACGGTCTCCATCATGCCGGCGGGGCTCGATCAGCAGCTCTCCCAGCAGGAACTGGCGGACCTAGTGGCGTTCCTTAAGGCGTGTCGCTGAGGCCTGAGCTGGAACCGCGTCCTCGTCGGCACGACTCTGCTGGCTCAAACCCAATGTAGAACCAGCGATGAGGACTCCTTCACGACACACCGCTTGCTTTGCAATCCCCGCGGGTTGGTGAAGGCGCATCCGGCAAGGTGTCCGCGTTTGGACACGCCCTCCTTCAGACATCTCTCGACGGCCAGGCCTCCGGCGGGCAAAGGGCCAAGAAAACAACACAGGCCCCTCTGCACTCCCCACCAGGGTGCCCCTGGACCCGGTGGGGTGGGGACAATGTTTGAGTCGATGCTTTGTCCCCATTGCTTGAACCCATCGGCGCACACCGATAGCTTCCCCTCACGCCTTCGCCACACGGCGCAGGCTCCAGCAGACGAAACCGTGAGGTGCTCCATGGTGCGATGGCGGTGGTTGGCGGCAACGGCAGGGACAGTCCTCTCAGCCGCGCTCGGTATGAACGCAGCAACAGCGCAGGACACGCTGAACTTCCCGATCCTGGGCGAAGTCATCCGGCACGACGGCGCCGTCGACAAGCTCCTCCCCAAGGACGCCAAGATCGAAGTCCTCGGCTCCGGCTTCGAATGGGCCGAAGGACCGGTCTGGGTGCCGGGCAAAGGGAACGAACCCGGCTTCCTCCTCTTCTCCGACATCCCCCGCAACTCGATCATGAAATGGGTCGAGGGCAAAGGGGTCAGCCTCTACCTCAAGCCCGCGGGCTACACCGGCGTCGTCGAGTACGGCGGCGAGCCGGGCTCCAACGGCCTCATCCTCGATCCCAAGGGACAGGTCGTCTGCTGCGAACATGGCGACCGCCGGCTCTCGGTCATCACGACCGGCGGCGGAAAGCGGACCCTCGTCGACAACTACGAAGGGAAGCGGCTCAACAGCCCTAACGACGCCACGTTCCATTCGGGCGGCGACATCTATTTCACCGACCCGCCGTACGGCCTTCCCAAGCAGTATGATGATCCGCGCCGGGAGCTCGATTTCTGTGGCGTGTACCGTGTGGCCAAGGATGGCAAGGTCACGCTGCTAACGAAGGAAATGACGCGGCCTAACGGCATCGGGTTCTCGCCCGACGAGAAGACCCTGTACGTCGCTCAGTCGGATCCCGCCGCGGCGGTCGTGAAGGCCTTTGCGGTCAAGGCAGACGGCACGCTCGGTGAGGGGAAGGTTCTGTACGACTTCACCGCCGATTTCAAGAAGGGGTGGCCCGGGTTGCCGGACGGTCTCGCGGTCGATGCTCAGGGGAACATCTGGGCGACCGCTCCGGGTGGCGTTTCGATTCTGACCCCTGAGGGGAAGCTGCTTGGCCGGCTGAGCACGGGGGAGCGGACGGCGAACTGCAAGTTCGGCGGACCGGACGGCAGCACGTTGTTCATGACGGCGGACATGTACATCTGCCGGATCAAGACGTCGACGAAGGCAGCGCGGTAATATAACCGTCCCTTACCGGGTCCAGGGGCACCCTGGTGGGGAGTGCAGAGGGGCCTGTGTTGTTTTCTTGGCCCTTTGCCCGCCGGAGGCCCTCTCGTCGAGAGATGTCTGAAGGAGGGCGTGTCCAAGCGCGGACAACGTGCCGTGTGCCCCTTTACCAACCCGCGGGGATTGCAAAGCCAGCGGTGTGGGTTGAGGGAGTCTTCAACGCAGGTACAACAAAGGGGACGTCCGTTGTTTACCACGGTTCCTCATAAAAGTGCCTCCGGCGGCAAGGGGGCGTGGCCCCCTTGACCCCAGGCTGCCGTAGCACGTTGGGTTTGAGGGAGCAGAGCCGTGCCGGCAAGGACGCCGGTCGAACCGACAAATGCAAACGGGACGAACCTCATCACGAGCGTTCGTCCCGTTTCGCTTTTGGACTCGCCAATCCGGTCAGCGGCCACCATCGCGGTAGACCCGGACTTCCCCTTCTTCATGCAGCGGATCGCTCTTGTGATCGTCGCTGTAGAGATCGACCTTCACGCGGGCGTTCCCTTCTTCAGCCGCCGCGAGGACGATGTCGAACTCCTGCTCGCCGCCAGGGGGAATCACGTCGAGGGCCGCGAAGTGGACCACGTTCCCCGCCGCCTGGTGCTGGACCGGCCCCTGGGCGTTGACAAACCGCAGGTGGCCGGGAACTTCAAACACGGTCTGAACGTTGGAAGCCGGAGCGGTCCCGCGGTTGCGGACACTGAGCCGCATCGAGACCTGCTCGCCGACCGCGACCGGGCCGTCCGGAACCACGTCGACCACGAGATTGCTGTACCCGGCGACATCGACCCGCGTGGCGATGTTCGCCTTGTTGCCACCGGCGTCAGCCACCTGCAGGGTGCCGTCGAACGTGCCGGGCTTCTTGGGGATCAGGTCGATCGGCAGCTCCATGTGCTCGCCCGGAGCGAGCTGCGGAATCCGCCAGGTGATCGTGCGGTTCTGCGGGTCCCACTGACCGCTGGAGAGCCGGCCGGTCGGCTCGAGATCGCGAGGCACATTCTCGACGACCTGCACGTCCCGCAGCGTGTCGAGCGACTGGTTCGTGACGGTGTTCGTGTAGCTGGCGGGGCGGCCGACAAACCGCTTCGCCGGACCAGTGCGGGCCACCTTGATCCGCGTGTCGATCACGCTGACCTGGACGGTCCGGGCGTCCTGCTCCTGATTGTTCGTCGAGACGATCACCTTGGGAGTCAGGACCCCCTGGGCGGTCGCGGCGACATGCAGCTCGACGTCCTTCGACTGCTTCGGGCTCAGATTCCCGATCTCGTACTCGAGATCGTTCCCGCCCGGATGCTGGAGTTCCTTCGGCAGCAGGGCCCGGATGAAGACTCCCTTGGCGAGTCCCTGTCCGGAGTTGACCACGCGGACGCGGAACACCGACTGCTCACCCACGATGATCTGCTTCGGAGCCTGAAGTTCGACCTTGAGCTCCGGAGCGGTCACGACCGTCGTGGCGGCGACTTCCGCCGCGAAGTTGACCGTGGCGACGCTGCCGATCGAGCCCGCCTGCGTCGGCGTCAGCTTGACCTTGATGCTCCGTTCTTCGCTCGGACGCATGTCGCCGAGCTTCCAGAAGAGCCGCTTGTCGGCGGTCTCGGCCTGCGGGATCGTCCCCTGGCAGGTCGCTCCGAGCGGAATGCGGTCTTCGACAACGACGCGATGGGCCGTGCTCTGGCCGACGTTTCGGACCTTGATCTCGTAAATCAGCGGTTCACCGACGACCGCCTCGGCGGGAGCGATCTTCTCGATCTTGATCTCCGGCTGCTGCGGTCCGGAGGCGACGGTGGTCGCGACCGTGCCGTCACCGACGAGATCGATGACCGGCTCGCGGCGGGGAGGCATCGTCCCGGCAGGTGAGAACGCGTTGGGATTCGGGTTCGTCTCGGCGGCGCCGGGACCAGGTCCGGGGGCCGGCGTGTTGGCCGGAAAGAGACCGCCGAAGTCCGAAACGTTGTTCGTCGCCGGCGGGGCGTTCCGCAGAGGATTCGCCGCGGGAGCCGGCGCGGCCGCGGGGGCGGTCGCCGGGGTCGGTCCGGGAATGGAGTTCAGCTCGGGGATCGCGCCACGGTTTCCGGGAAAGGCCGAGGGGGTGGCAGCGGGAGTTGGCACCGGAGCGCCGCCGAAGGGCTGCGGCTCGTTCCCCTGGATCGGAGGTGCGGACGGGTTCAGAGGAGCCGATGGCGGCGCGGTGAACGGAGCCGCTCCGCCGCTGAAGCCCGGCTCCGAGACCGGCACGGCTTTGGGGCCTGCTCCCGGAATGGTGGACCGGAAGGGAGCCGGCTCGCTCCGCTCCATCGGGGCCGCGCCGAAGGGCTGTGCTGCCGCGGGGGCCGCGGTCGGGTTCGGAGCATTGGCCGGCGTCGCGGCGGGGGGCTGAGCGAAGAGGTCACCGGCGAACGGATTTCCTCGGCCGGCAGCCGGAGTCGGCTCGGCCACACCGGCGGCCGGAGTGATCGGCCCGCCTGCGGGGGTGAACTGTTCGGATGGCGGAGCGATGGCGGTCCGGGTCAAGTTTCCGGTCGATCCCGACGGTGCAATCGTCGGCAGGGCGGCGGCCGCCGCGTTGGCCGCGGGGTCGCGCTGGGAGAACGGATTGGCGAGCTCCGGAGCAGGAACCGGAGAGAGGGCCGGCGTCGCCGGACCGTTGTTCGCCGTCGGAATCGAGGAACGGCTCCGGGCGGGGCGGATCTCCGGGAGTTCGTTCTGAACCTGCTGGATTTCCTGCGGGACGGCTGCCAGGGCGTCGGCAGCGGGGGCCTGGCCGGCGGCGGCCTGCGCGGAGACCGGCTCGCTCTGTCCGCCGATGTCGGGCAGGAACAGATCCTCGGCGACGTGGCGGGGCCGGGCCGACTTCTCCGGGACTTCCATCAGGACCGGTCCGGGATGGCCGGACGGGAGAGCGGTGAGCTTGTTGTCCGCCGCACCGGCGACGGGGCCGGCTTCGTCGGAGCTGGCCACGAGGTCGATGACCTCGCCCGAGTTGGCGGCAGCCCGCTTGGGGGCCGTCTTCGGAGCGGGGGTGTCGGCGAGATCGGCCCACGGGTTTCCGGCATTGGCGGCGGCGGACTTGAGCTCGTCCTTCGGAGCGACCGCCAGGGACTCTTCACCGACGACGGCCGCGGCGGGAGCGATTTCCTTTGCCTTCGCCTTCCGATCGCCAGCCCAGTCGAGGCCGGCATCGGTCACGGTGCCGGCGGAGTCAGCCACCGCCAGGAGGTCCTTGTCCGAGGGCTCCGCGTCGGCCGAAGCCGGTTCGCCGGAGAGGACTTCGTTCTGCGGAGGAGGCTCGTCGGCGCTTCCGAGCGTGGCCGCTCCGGGAAGGGCCAAGGGCGAGGTCTCTCCGAG of Planctomyces sp. SH-PL14 contains these proteins:
- a CDS encoding DUF11 domain-containing protein; this encodes MIAAIWKSAALAGVIGVGCGGVYYVQRDLATTSIDPGKFGELDPGIQGEPADALTTADPVGITSVDIPPAKAELGETSPLALPGAATLGSADEPPPQNEVLSGEPASADAEPSDKDLLAVADSAGTVTDAGLDWAGDRKAKAKEIAPAAAVVGEESLAVAPKDELKSAAANAGNPWADLADTPAPKTAPKRAAANSGEVIDLVASSDEAGPVAGAADNKLTALPSGHPGPVLMEVPEKSARPRHVAEDLFLPDIGGQSEPVSAQAAAGQAPAADALAAVPQEIQQVQNELPEIRPARSRSSIPTANNGPATPALSPVPAPELANPFSQRDPAANAAAAALPTIAPSGSTGNLTRTAIAPPSEQFTPAGGPITPAAGVAEPTPAAGRGNPFAGDLFAQPPAATPANAPNPTAAPAAAQPFGAAPMERSEPAPFRSTIPGAGPKAVPVSEPGFSGGAAPFTAPPSAPLNPSAPPIQGNEPQPFGGAPVPTPAATPSAFPGNRGAIPELNSIPGPTPATAPAAAPAPAANPLRNAPPATNNVSDFGGLFPANTPAPGPGPGAAETNPNPNAFSPAGTMPPRREPVIDLVGDGTVATTVASGPQQPEIKIEKIAPAEAVVGEPLIYEIKVRNVGQSTAHRVVVEDRIPLGATCQGTIPQAETADKRLFWKLGDMRPSEERSIKVKLTPTQAGSIGSVATVNFAAEVAATTVVTAPELKVELQAPKQIIVGEQSVFRVRVVNSGQGLAKGVFIRALLPKELQHPGGNDLEYEIGNLSPKQSKDVELHVAATAQGVLTPKVIVSTNNQEQDARTVQVSVIDTRIKVARTGPAKRFVGRPASYTNTVTNQSLDTLRDVQVVENVPRDLEPTGRLSSGQWDPQNRTITWRIPQLAPGEHMELPIDLIPKKPGTFDGTLQVADAGGNKANIATRVDVAGYSNLVVDVVPDGPVAVGEQVSMRLSVRNRGTAPASNVQTVFEVPGHLRFVNAQGPVQHQAAGNVVHFAALDVIPPGGEQEFDIVLAAAEEGNARVKVDLYSDDHKSDPLHEEGEVRVYRDGGR
- a CDS encoding PVC-type heme-binding CxxCH protein produces the protein MSWSLRVAGMLLATVLLLVRTTSAEEVVLNGHRFSIPDGFSIEQVTTTDLVERPITADFDEQGHLYVADSSGSNEPVQQQLKDPTHRIIRLSDSDGDGRYDRKTLFADRVMFPEGTMWFDGSLYVSAPPSIWKFTDRDGDGVAEERTEWFQGKTLTGCANDLHGPYLGPDGWIYWCKGAFAEQTYDRPGKPPLVTKASHILRCRPDGSKIESVMTGGMDNPVDVAFLPTGERFLTTTFFQMPAGGFRDGLIHAVYGGLFGKVHGVLDGHPRTYPDVLPVFDHLGPAAPCGLHRLESAAWDEPYRNNLFAACFNLKKVTRHKVVEAGGSFRSETSDFVVSDNIDFHPTDVLEDADGSLLIVDTGGWYKLCCPTSQLSKPDVLGAIYRVRPKGLAVPADPRGLQLDWNAPSPVELAKRLTDSRSAVRLRARQAFRTTGDAGTAALASLASQSSAAAGEAVWAASWIEQPSARAFVRGHLHHADPSVQRIALHVAGAWKDTEARADIAGLLKSPSPAVRRAAAETLAQCGDGNSTEPLLTSLASVVAEDWGTVHAHTLALMECGDLPQMLAALPTAAPTVQQSLLMAIEQRAPEQLPVDVVVTLLSAGDTSLRDAARWVVARHAEWGPQLVARYSAQLRHRDLSDADAANLVRDMAALCPSTSIQKLLADLLIDTTVESKTHDLVLRIMVAAGLKPAPTPWIDAVVTALGRGPDRIGPSLEAVRSLTIPKDQIGRVAGALRTVAANSAATPPLRLEALASIPGGSGPVAADLFELTVSSAAGDDASARSWAVRLLGAAALNPEQKQKAIPLFQEATPLELDRLVGLYGGTTDDALALAVLKGAEAAESFRSLRGDALRATFAKCGPTVVAEIDRLTEKLNADYAVQKARLETTLASLTQAGGDVRRGQLVFTNQKLACTGCHAIGYRGGKIGPDLTRIGQVRTERDLLEAILFPSASFVRSYEPMLIVTVDGLTHSGLVKSETPEEIVLTVKPDQEVRVSRSQIEEIRPGTVSIMPAGLDQQLSQQELADLVAFLKACR
- a CDS encoding SMP-30/gluconolactonase/LRE family protein; this encodes MNAATAQDTLNFPILGEVIRHDGAVDKLLPKDAKIEVLGSGFEWAEGPVWVPGKGNEPGFLLFSDIPRNSIMKWVEGKGVSLYLKPAGYTGVVEYGGEPGSNGLILDPKGQVVCCEHGDRRLSVITTGGGKRTLVDNYEGKRLNSPNDATFHSGGDIYFTDPPYGLPKQYDDPRRELDFCGVYRVAKDGKVTLLTKEMTRPNGIGFSPDEKTLYVAQSDPAAAVVKAFAVKADGTLGEGKVLYDFTADFKKGWPGLPDGLAVDAQGNIWATAPGGVSILTPEGKLLGRLSTGERTANCKFGGPDGSTLFMTADMYICRIKTSTKAAR